From the genome of Blautia pseudococcoides, one region includes:
- a CDS encoding DUF3991 domain-containing protein, producing MPWMPEEQIRAARAMSAIEYLKTHEAGRLKKSSARHEWELTDHDSFKINEVTSAWHWKSRDIGGYNALDFLVKVDGMGFAEAVQFLSGQNPSYIPPLHVQEETVPFELPQKAPNCGRIRRYLQKRGISDPVMTYCIQRGLLYESLPYHNAVFVGYDEKQEARYAFLRGIHETGGRAFKMEQRGSDKRCSFCIPPKGSSVRVAVYEAAVDALAHMTLENNRADKYRLSLGGISAPKEGEIHKTFKKPAALETFLGRHPEVTEMELCTDNDFAGRWAAGQLRKAYGGKYRIIENLPAIEGADYGDMAAMEWDKHRQRKKTEKER from the coding sequence ATGCCCTGGATGCCGGAAGAACAGATCCGGGCCGCAAGGGCAATGTCCGCCATCGAATATCTGAAAACCCATGAAGCAGGGAGGCTTAAGAAATCTTCCGCAAGGCATGAATGGGAACTGACGGACCACGACAGCTTTAAGATAAACGAAGTCACCAGTGCATGGCACTGGAAATCCAGAGATATCGGGGGATATAATGCTTTGGATTTTCTGGTAAAGGTGGACGGCATGGGTTTTGCGGAAGCCGTGCAGTTTTTAAGCGGGCAGAACCCATCCTATATACCGCCGCTTCATGTGCAGGAAGAGACGGTTCCCTTTGAACTGCCCCAAAAAGCGCCAAACTGTGGAAGGATCCGCAGGTACCTGCAAAAAAGAGGAATCAGCGATCCTGTCATGACCTACTGCATCCAGCGGGGGCTGCTGTATGAGAGCCTACCTTACCACAACGCGGTGTTTGTCGGGTACGATGAGAAGCAGGAGGCCAGATATGCTTTCCTGCGGGGGATCCATGAAACTGGCGGCAGGGCATTTAAGATGGAACAAAGGGGCAGCGATAAACGCTGCTCTTTCTGTATCCCGCCAAAAGGATCCTCAGTCCGGGTGGCTGTCTATGAAGCCGCCGTGGATGCGCTGGCCCATATGACGCTGGAGAATAACCGGGCGGATAAATACCGGCTGTCCCTTGGGGGGATCAGTGCGCCAAAGGAAGGGGAAATACACAAAACCTTTAAAAAGCCAGCCGCACTGGAAACTTTTTTAGGAAGGCATCCGGAGGTGACGGAGATGGAACTCTGCACGGACAATGACTTTGCCGGGAGATGGGCGGCGGGGCAGTTAAGAAAAGCTTATGGGGGAAAATATCGGATCATAGAGAACCTGCCGGCCATCGAAGGTGCAGACTACGGGGATATGGCAGCCATGGAATGGGACAAACACAGGCAGAGAAAAAAGACGGAAAAGGAGAGGTGA
- the metK gene encoding methionine adenosyltransferase: protein MKRYYTAEAVTEGHPDKLCDLIADSILDECLREDRESKVACEVLATKGHILVAGEITSRHEPYVFGIVKKVLEEVGYPSEEVEMDAQIHQQSPDIAKAVTCSKEKRECRSADQSDPGAGAGDQGIMIGYACMETSQMLPLPVVLANRIVRELSACRVSGYIRGILPDGKAQVTVEYEDGTPVRIDSVVVSCQHVEDKTLKKLEHEIREKVLRPALRPLPPDEDTKILINPSGRFVCGGMDADTGLTGRKLMADTYGSMVPHGGGAFSGKDCSKVDRSGAYMARYIAKNIVAAGLAEKCQVSLAYAIGVAEPVMVQVDTFGTGTACADDCLAAAVPLVFGLTPAQIRESLRLDRPIYKHTAVFGHFGRKEFPWERTDKTGALRDAIL from the coding sequence ATGAAGCGTTATTATACAGCGGAAGCAGTAACAGAAGGACATCCGGACAAGCTCTGTGACCTGATAGCAGACAGTATTCTGGATGAATGTCTGAGAGAGGACAGGGAATCCAAAGTGGCATGTGAGGTTCTGGCGACCAAAGGGCATATCCTTGTAGCCGGGGAGATCACGAGCAGGCATGAGCCTTATGTGTTTGGAATCGTAAAGAAGGTTCTGGAAGAGGTGGGCTATCCTTCGGAGGAGGTGGAGATGGACGCCCAAATCCACCAGCAGAGTCCGGATATTGCCAAAGCCGTGACCTGTTCAAAAGAAAAAAGGGAGTGTCGTAGTGCGGACCAGAGTGATCCCGGGGCAGGAGCCGGGGATCAGGGCATTATGATCGGCTATGCCTGCATGGAGACCTCACAGATGCTGCCCCTCCCGGTAGTGCTGGCAAACCGGATCGTCCGGGAATTATCCGCCTGCAGGGTGAGCGGGTACATCAGGGGGATCCTGCCAGACGGTAAGGCACAGGTGACCGTGGAGTACGAAGACGGTACGCCAGTGCGTATAGACAGCGTGGTGGTGTCCTGCCAGCATGTGGAGGATAAAACGCTGAAAAAACTGGAGCATGAGATCCGGGAAAAGGTGTTAAGGCCAGCCCTCCGTCCTCTGCCCCCGGACGAAGATACCAAGATCCTGATAAACCCGTCCGGCAGGTTTGTCTGCGGCGGCATGGATGCGGATACCGGGCTGACAGGCCGGAAACTGATGGCGGATACTTACGGGAGCATGGTTCCCCATGGAGGCGGTGCATTTTCCGGGAAGGACTGTTCAAAGGTAGACCGTTCAGGCGCTTACATGGCAAGGTATATCGCCAAGAACATAGTTGCCGCCGGGCTGGCTGAAAAGTGTCAGGTATCCCTGGCCTATGCCATCGGTGTGGCAGAGCCTGTGATGGTACAGGTGGACACCTTTGGGACAGGGACAGCCTGCGCGGATGACTGTCTGGCTGCCGCTGTCCCGCTGGTGTTCGGGCTGACCCCGGCACAGATCCGGGAGAGCCTCCGCCTGGACCGCCCGATTTATAAACATACAGCCGTGTTTGGGCATTTTGGAAGAAAGGAGTTCCCATGGGAGAGGACGGATAAGACCGGCGCCCTTCGGGATGCGATCCTTTAA
- a CDS encoding class B sortase, with protein sequence MNKYRILQFLFFLLFCTGAGLLLHHLVIVPERNQKNIEALKEEFSEDASGDPSPEGEDPLPSGEEEGIGSVDLLALQSRYPDIKAWITIPGTGIDYPVLQSIEEDPEFYLTHDYRKEYDANGSLFFQADCDVKKSENLVIYGHNMNSGAMFGRLDSYTDAAYCREHPAIWILTPEGEAAYEIVSVTKADPSMLPFTQVDFPGHDGILSYVDQAKRMGLFETGVSQPYYEQTLTLVTCSYEWKEARTVVVAVKKTAE encoded by the coding sequence ATGAATAAATACCGGATCTTACAATTCCTGTTCTTTCTTCTTTTCTGTACCGGAGCCGGATTGCTGCTCCACCATCTGGTCATCGTGCCGGAAAGGAATCAGAAGAACATAGAGGCACTCAAAGAGGAATTCTCGGAAGATGCTTCCGGGGATCCCTCCCCCGAAGGGGAAGACCCCTTACCTTCTGGGGAAGAAGAGGGTATTGGCTCCGTGGATTTACTGGCTCTGCAGTCACGGTATCCCGACATCAAGGCATGGATCACCATCCCCGGCACAGGCATTGACTACCCTGTGCTGCAAAGCATAGAAGAGGATCCGGAATTTTATTTAACACATGATTACCGGAAGGAATATGATGCCAATGGGAGCCTGTTCTTTCAGGCAGACTGTGACGTAAAGAAAAGTGAGAATCTGGTCATTTACGGCCATAACATGAACAGCGGGGCGATGTTCGGCAGGCTGGATTCCTATACGGATGCGGCATATTGCAGGGAGCATCCGGCCATTTGGATTCTGACTCCGGAGGGGGAAGCTGCCTATGAGATCGTGTCTGTAACCAAGGCAGATCCCTCTATGCTGCCCTTCACACAGGTGGATTTTCCGGGACATGACGGGATCCTCAGCTACGTGGACCAGGCAAAGCGGATGGGGCTGTTTGAAACCGGAGTATCGCAGCCCTACTATGAACAGACCTTGACTCTGGTGACCTGCTCATATGAATGGAAGGAAGCCAGAACCGTAGTGGTAGCGGTCAAAAAGACGGCGGAATAG
- a CDS encoding SpaA isopeptide-forming pilin-related protein yields the protein MKIRNIKQRITALGLAILMGASSLGSAPVFAAEETKEAPVAAETVAANTDTQERASAEDITKEISDPDFSIETCMEGIRYDAEREDVALTEIKGEDGGDYHPDQAGTYIASYLVMPKDQRDSYVITRKVILTDTEGQAQDHTNGGEKQKEDTASEEDSQEGPKEPEVKIISSDQTDTKESLKALEDKIESGNVMVFSGAENRFNARTTVNLQKGETIYYPSYIGNYLTCWFTVNGKIAYCLESQKASPPTGDYVAQVLDSNKNLQKVLYYGYGGAGDITGSYLSEKSAEEKYVYTHIAASYAYAGEAGFTGCDYNDLVNAGVIGYIDHLFGMEEPPKGEISLSKTDVKAVRDGDSQKTPGIKLEGDHRNYITIAVPKDVTCVNKTKGTSKTNGNIRIYGGDTFYLTAPLTVTGNYASGRLHGSVGETWRTLVLSTGEASQDIGVFESESAEPVSFRVDWLEMTRIELTKKDADTKNPLAGAVYGIYTDQKCENLLMAMPATGTDGKAVSDYFDSALKTVYVREITAPENYVWNPAIHKAELEAGKTIEIEAADERVTGSVHINKIDIETGSFQPQGDASLAGAVYGLYAREDILHPDGRTGVVHKKDSLIAQGVIRQDGTLDFSQLYLGKMYVKEITPPPAGYTLDPTEYDVSITYEGQAKAEVTRDLTVRETVKKQAFQLIKISEDGDQTEVDLVKGAGFKVYLVSSLSKVKSGELKPGNGISYTAEDFIGYDFSKEQTAVTYKDGQAVPVPELVTDAKGYAISPELPYGLYVVDESTVPENLKKVNPFLVTVDEDSREPMQWRIFDDRPFEFLLKIIKKDAQTGNTVLKAGASYKIYDCEKETYVEQIIQYPKKEKISVFTTNEEGYLVTPEELKASTYRIEEVAAPESFVRQGYEMSLYAENEKVSALEIAGSGEYRENPKEAVTITVSSNTAHQIDPDTGAVIVEVEQPNDEQVGSLTLTKTGEQLKDVDGDSLLDTAKGVFTKLVNAITGEEGNTGIFRNFIYEESGVEGAVFELYAKDTIYSPDGAKDADGNPVVRYEKDDLVATLTTDEKGKAVLHNLPLGSYYLKETVAGDHFVLNTEQKEFTLTAEDDTQAVVYEGVAYKNERQKITVSIEKKDAVTEEPLEGVVFGLYAAEDILSLQGKVLVEKDTLLEKKATDEKGKLTFDSDLFHGNYYVKEEVQKPGYLPNEEVWDFEALYEDQNVEMITLSKEVSNQPTESHFTKTDATTGEELEGATLQIINKDGEVVEEWVSTKEPHIVYALPEGIYMLHEELAPYEDGYVSAADVEFEVKEDGSVTEVEMKDEYSKADISKTDITTGEELEGAKLQILNKDGEVLEEWVSDGKPHRIERLPVKEELTLREITAPEGYEIAEDVKFTLEDSMEVQKVEMKDEKTPETPKAPGSTPKTGDDPWKPAALLALCGASALAFAVVTIRKRKQRKKEHMYE from the coding sequence ATGAAGATTAGAAACATAAAGCAAAGGATCACAGCGCTGGGACTTGCCATACTGATGGGGGCAAGCTCCCTTGGAAGCGCCCCGGTGTTCGCCGCAGAGGAGACAAAAGAAGCCCCTGTCGCGGCAGAAACTGTTGCAGCAAACACGGATACACAGGAAAGAGCATCGGCAGAGGATATCACAAAAGAAATATCCGACCCGGATTTTTCCATAGAGACCTGTATGGAAGGAATCCGCTATGATGCAGAAAGGGAAGATGTGGCCCTGACAGAGATCAAGGGGGAAGACGGCGGTGACTACCATCCGGATCAGGCAGGAACCTACATTGCCAGTTACCTTGTTATGCCAAAGGATCAGAGGGACAGTTATGTCATTACCAGAAAGGTCATCCTGACGGACACGGAAGGACAGGCACAGGACCATACAAACGGCGGGGAGAAGCAGAAGGAGGACACGGCATCCGAAGAGGATTCGCAGGAAGGACCCAAAGAGCCGGAGGTAAAGATCATCAGTTCTGACCAGACCGACACAAAAGAGTCTCTGAAAGCGCTGGAAGACAAGATCGAATCCGGGAATGTGATGGTCTTTTCCGGGGCAGAGAACCGCTTTAACGCCCGAACCACGGTAAACCTCCAAAAAGGCGAGACCATCTATTACCCAAGCTATATCGGGAATTACCTGACCTGCTGGTTCACTGTAAATGGGAAGATCGCCTATTGTCTGGAATCACAGAAGGCATCGCCTCCCACCGGGGACTATGTGGCGCAGGTGCTGGATTCCAATAAAAACCTGCAGAAAGTTTTATATTATGGCTATGGCGGCGCAGGGGATATCACCGGCAGTTATCTGTCCGAGAAAAGCGCAGAAGAAAAATATGTCTATACCCACATTGCAGCCAGCTATGCGTATGCAGGGGAAGCCGGGTTCACGGGCTGTGATTACAACGACCTGGTCAATGCAGGCGTCATCGGATACATCGATCATCTGTTTGGGATGGAAGAACCGCCAAAGGGCGAGATCAGCTTATCTAAAACAGATGTCAAGGCTGTAAGGGACGGGGACAGCCAGAAGACTCCGGGCATCAAGCTGGAGGGCGACCACCGGAACTATATCACCATCGCCGTACCAAAAGATGTGACCTGTGTAAACAAGACTAAGGGGACTTCCAAAACCAATGGAAATATCCGCATTTACGGCGGGGATACGTTCTATCTGACCGCCCCGCTGACCGTGACCGGGAACTATGCATCCGGCAGGCTCCACGGATCTGTAGGGGAGACATGGAGGACGCTGGTGCTTTCCACAGGGGAAGCCAGTCAGGATATCGGCGTGTTTGAATCGGAAAGCGCAGAGCCAGTCAGCTTCCGCGTGGACTGGCTGGAAATGACCAGAATCGAACTGACGAAAAAGGATGCGGACACGAAGAATCCGCTTGCGGGGGCGGTATATGGCATTTATACCGATCAGAAATGTGAGAATCTCCTGATGGCTATGCCGGCCACAGGAACAGATGGGAAAGCCGTCAGCGATTATTTTGATTCGGCGCTGAAGACGGTATATGTGCGCGAGATCACCGCGCCGGAAAATTATGTATGGAATCCTGCCATCCACAAGGCAGAGTTAGAAGCCGGAAAGACAATTGAAATCGAAGCAGCCGATGAAAGAGTAACCGGAAGCGTCCATATCAATAAGATCGATATAGAAACGGGCAGTTTTCAGCCGCAGGGGGATGCTTCCCTGGCCGGGGCAGTTTATGGCCTGTACGCAAGGGAGGATATCCTGCATCCGGACGGGCGGACAGGAGTGGTGCACAAAAAGGACAGCCTGATCGCCCAAGGAGTGATCCGGCAGGACGGCACGCTGGATTTTTCACAGTTATATCTGGGGAAAATGTATGTAAAAGAGATCACGCCGCCTCCGGCCGGCTACACATTAGATCCCACGGAATATGACGTGTCGATCACCTACGAAGGCCAGGCAAAAGCAGAAGTCACCCGTGACTTAACGGTCCGTGAGACTGTAAAAAAGCAGGCGTTCCAACTGATAAAGATCAGTGAAGACGGGGATCAGACAGAAGTGGACCTTGTCAAGGGAGCCGGATTTAAGGTCTATCTGGTCAGCAGCCTGTCCAAGGTGAAAAGCGGGGAATTAAAGCCGGGAAATGGAATCTCCTATACGGCAGAGGATTTTATCGGCTATGATTTCAGTAAGGAACAGACAGCCGTCACTTATAAGGACGGACAGGCAGTACCGGTACCGGAACTGGTGACTGATGCCAAAGGCTACGCCATCAGCCCGGAGCTGCCGTATGGACTGTATGTGGTGGATGAAAGTACCGTGCCGGAAAATCTAAAGAAGGTGAACCCCTTCCTTGTAACCGTGGATGAAGACAGCAGGGAGCCCATGCAGTGGAGGATCTTTGATGACAGGCCCTTTGAGTTCCTGCTGAAGATCATCAAAAAGGACGCCCAGACCGGAAATACGGTATTAAAAGCCGGGGCATCCTACAAGATCTATGACTGCGAAAAGGAAACCTATGTAGAGCAGATTATCCAGTATCCCAAGAAAGAAAAAATCAGTGTGTTTACGACAAATGAGGAAGGATATCTGGTAACACCGGAAGAGCTGAAAGCCTCCACTTACCGGATTGAGGAAGTGGCTGCACCGGAATCCTTCGTAAGGCAGGGATACGAAATGTCCCTGTATGCAGAGAATGAAAAGGTATCCGCACTTGAAATCGCCGGCTCTGGAGAATACAGGGAGAATCCCAAAGAAGCAGTCACCATAACCGTATCCTCCAATACCGCACACCAGATCGATCCGGATACCGGGGCAGTTATCGTGGAAGTGGAACAGCCAAACGATGAGCAGGTGGGAAGCCTGACCCTGACGAAGACCGGGGAACAGCTGAAAGATGTGGACGGGGATTCCCTTCTGGATACAGCAAAAGGCGTGTTCACCAAACTGGTAAATGCCATTACGGGGGAAGAGGGAAATACAGGAATCTTCCGTAACTTTATTTATGAAGAATCTGGTGTAGAGGGAGCTGTTTTTGAACTCTACGCAAAAGATACGATCTATTCACCGGATGGGGCAAAGGACGCAGATGGGAATCCGGTTGTCCGTTACGAAAAAGACGACCTGGTGGCAACGCTGACTACGGATGAAAAAGGAAAGGCAGTCCTCCATAACCTGCCTTTAGGCTCCTATTACTTAAAAGAGACCGTAGCAGGCGATCATTTTGTCCTGAATACGGAGCAGAAGGAATTCACGCTGACTGCAGAGGATGACACACAGGCAGTGGTATACGAAGGGGTAGCCTATAAAAATGAGCGCCAGAAGATTACGGTGTCCATAGAAAAGAAGGATGCCGTAACCGAGGAACCGCTGGAAGGAGTGGTATTTGGGCTCTATGCGGCAGAGGATATTTTATCCTTGCAAGGGAAGGTACTTGTGGAAAAAGACACGCTGCTGGAGAAGAAAGCCACAGATGAAAAGGGAAAACTCACCTTTGACAGCGACTTGTTTCACGGGAATTATTATGTCAAAGAGGAAGTGCAAAAACCGGGCTATCTGCCAAATGAGGAAGTCTGGGATTTTGAGGCGCTTTATGAGGATCAGAACGTGGAAATGATCACGCTGAGCAAAGAGGTTTCTAACCAGCCCACGGAAAGCCATTTTACAAAGACAGATGCCACCACCGGGGAGGAACTGGAAGGTGCAACCCTGCAGATCATCAATAAGGACGGCGAGGTAGTGGAAGAATGGGTCAGCACCAAAGAGCCGCACATTGTCTATGCCCTGCCGGAGGGAATTTATATGCTGCATGAAGAACTGGCACCATATGAAGATGGCTATGTGTCCGCCGCCGATGTGGAATTTGAAGTAAAAGAGGATGGCAGTGTCACGGAAGTGGAAATGAAGGATGAATATTCCAAAGCGGACATTTCCAAGACGGACATCACCACAGGAGAGGAACTGGAGGGTGCAAAGCTGCAGATCCTTAATAAGGACGGAGAGGTACTGGAAGAGTGGGTGAGCGATGGGAAGCCCCACAGGATCGAGAGGCTCCCGGTCAAAGAAGAACTGACCCTGCGGGAGATCACTGCGCCGGAGGGCTACGAAATCGCAGAGGATGTGAAATTCACACTGGAAGACAGCATGGAAGTCCAGAAAGTGGAAATGAAGGATGAAAAGACGCCAGAGACACCGAAGGCTCCCGGCTCTACGCCAAAGACGGGGGATGACCCGTGGAAGCCTGCCGCACTGCTGGCGCTTTGCGGAGCCTCTGCGCTGGCGTTTGCGGTGGTGACCATCCGCAAAAGAAAACAGAGGAAAAAGGAGCATATGTATGAATAA
- a CDS encoding gamma-glutamylcyclotransferase family protein codes for MKEKLYFAYGSNMNLDQMEFRCPDAKVVGNVQLKDYRLAFCGRPSGGGVATILPENGSMVDGVLWKITPSCEGSLDRYEGYPHLYSKETISVQDTKGKIWKAAVYTMNAPYKDCPAVPSDFYLRGIIEGCGQNGVPSKPVMDAVKRTMSEVRKRREKQRKTEKHPTR; via the coding sequence ATGAAGGAGAAATTATATTTTGCATATGGGAGCAACATGAACTTAGACCAGATGGAATTCCGGTGCCCGGATGCCAAGGTGGTAGGAAACGTGCAGCTTAAGGATTACCGGCTGGCATTCTGCGGCAGGCCCTCTGGAGGCGGCGTGGCAACCATACTGCCGGAAAACGGGAGCATGGTAGACGGGGTGCTTTGGAAGATCACGCCATCCTGTGAGGGGAGCCTGGACCGATACGAAGGGTATCCCCATCTGTATAGCAAAGAGACCATATCCGTGCAGGACACAAAGGGGAAAATCTGGAAAGCAGCCGTTTACACCATGAACGCTCCCTACAAGGACTGCCCGGCTGTCCCTTCCGATTTTTATTTAAGAGGGATCATAGAAGGCTGCGGACAGAACGGTGTCCCATCCAAGCCCGTTATGGACGCGGTGAAACGCACCATGTCCGAGGTAAGGAAAAGGCGGGAGAAACAAAGAAAAACTGAAAAACATCCAACACGATAG
- the dcm gene encoding DNA (cytosine-5-)-methyltransferase — protein sequence MIDATIRFFDLFSGIGGFREGLARAGGFTCVGHCEADAHADRNYRRLFDTEGEWFCDDARTIETGRMPDFDLLCAGFPCQAFSIAGKRRGFEDARGTLFFEIARVVKDKRPSYVLLENVPGLLSHDQGRTFHTILGTLFELGYHVEWKVLNSKDFRVPQSRKRVYIVGYLDGRCAGKILPFPETNGAALTQVIPGPQGNRVYHPDGLSCTLTAQGRKTGLYEMGVPIKENTKKGYKMAYPGDSIDLGYASMNTRRGRVGRGIAHTLTTGIQQGTLHLTEPPKMRHQEGPRAILAPAKAETRQNGRRMKEPEEPMFTLTATDRHGVVCHGRIRRLVPRECLRLQGYHDSQIDKMLEGMSDAQLYKQAGNGVTVTVIEAIGIRLRSIDEQIKEKK from the coding sequence CTGATAGATGCAACCATAAGATTTTTTGATTTATTCAGCGGGATCGGAGGGTTCCGTGAAGGGCTTGCAAGAGCCGGAGGGTTCACCTGCGTGGGGCACTGTGAGGCGGACGCGCATGCAGACAGGAACTACCGGAGGCTGTTCGATACGGAAGGGGAGTGGTTTTGTGACGATGCAAGAACAATTGAAACAGGAAGAATGCCGGACTTTGATCTGCTATGCGCAGGATTTCCTTGCCAGGCATTCTCAATCGCCGGAAAGCGGAGAGGATTTGAAGATGCCAGAGGAACCCTTTTCTTTGAGATCGCCAGAGTGGTTAAAGATAAGCGCCCTTCTTATGTTCTCCTTGAGAATGTACCCGGACTGTTATCGCATGACCAGGGGAGGACGTTTCACACCATCCTCGGCACGCTTTTTGAACTGGGGTATCATGTGGAATGGAAAGTGCTTAACAGCAAGGATTTCCGAGTCCCACAGTCAAGGAAGAGGGTGTATATTGTCGGATATCTTGATGGACGATGTGCCGGAAAAATACTTCCTTTCCCAGAAACAAACGGAGCAGCTCTTACACAAGTCATTCCAGGGCCGCAGGGAAACCGGGTCTACCACCCGGACGGATTGAGCTGCACTCTGACCGCGCAGGGCAGGAAGACCGGATTATATGAGATGGGTGTCCCGATCAAGGAAAACACGAAGAAAGGCTACAAGATGGCGTATCCCGGTGACAGCATTGATTTAGGCTATGCATCCATGAATACCAGGCGGGGCCGGGTGGGGCGGGGCATTGCCCATACGCTGACTACCGGCATCCAGCAGGGGACCCTTCACCTTACAGAGCCGCCCAAAATGCGGCATCAGGAAGGCCCCAGAGCCATCCTGGCGCCTGCAAAGGCAGAGACAAGGCAGAACGGGAGAAGGATGAAAGAGCCGGAGGAGCCTATGTTTACGCTCACGGCAACAGACCGCCACGGGGTAGTCTGCCATGGCAGGATCCGGAGGCTTGTGCCCAGAGAGTGCCTGAGGCTGCAGGGCTACCATGACAGCCAGATAGACAAGATGCTGGAAGGAATGTCAGACGCCCAGCTATATAAGCAGGCAGGGAATGGAGTCACGGTTACGGTCATAGAGGCAATCGGTATCCGCCTGCGAAGTATAGACGAACAGATAAAAGAAAAAAAGTGA
- a CDS encoding plasmid segregation centromere-binding protein ParR, with protein MSRPVFSFRPNMENPDHRQAWEVLQGVPDGGKNAFLVRAILQAEGMEAMERIIRRTVREELKCGSPAQSEPEKENIPKPMLDFLDSL; from the coding sequence ATGAGCCGCCCGGTCTTTTCCTTCCGTCCCAACATGGAGAACCCGGACCATAGACAGGCATGGGAAGTGCTGCAGGGTGTTCCGGATGGCGGGAAGAACGCCTTTCTGGTGCGGGCGATCCTGCAGGCAGAGGGCATGGAAGCCATGGAACGGATCATCCGCAGGACTGTTCGGGAAGAACTAAAATGTGGCAGTCCGGCACAATCTGAGCCGGAGAAAGAGAATATTCCGAAACCGATGCTGGATTTTTTAGACAGCCTGTGA
- a CDS encoding ParM/StbA family protein, producing MIIGIDHGYYAIKTPHFCFPTGLSVYEYEPYTMQNVLQYGGKYYVCGTGRQSLVKDKTANDNYYLLTLAAIAQELKYRKAPEKERVVLAAGLPLAGFGREKQRFREYLLRKNQPLRFRYESVSYEAAIEDVRLFPQGYSALALHPEYLREEPSVLLIDIGGWTVDLMRLDNAVPNAATCRSLEMGMIRCIDEIMEQVRRNVGLSVTDMQIERVLNGQPCSLDPAAKAVIQQCGREYTQRILSCVTEAGFDMKAVPSVVMGGGAGIVKRHVRPQDGLCRQIYLEDVHANAMAFERLAGQMPAR from the coding sequence ATCATCATAGGAATCGACCATGGCTATTATGCCATAAAAACCCCGCACTTTTGTTTCCCAACGGGGCTGTCCGTATATGAATATGAACCGTATACCATGCAGAATGTGCTGCAGTACGGCGGAAAATATTATGTCTGCGGTACCGGACGGCAGTCGCTGGTCAAAGACAAGACAGCCAATGATAATTATTATCTGCTGACGCTGGCTGCCATTGCACAGGAATTAAAGTACCGGAAAGCGCCGGAAAAGGAGAGGGTTGTTCTGGCAGCCGGGCTCCCGCTTGCCGGATTCGGCAGGGAGAAACAGAGATTCAGGGAATATCTGTTGCGAAAGAACCAGCCCCTCCGGTTCCGTTACGAGAGCGTAAGCTATGAGGCTGCCATTGAGGATGTGAGGCTGTTCCCGCAGGGGTATTCCGCCCTGGCCCTGCACCCGGAATACCTAAGGGAGGAACCGTCTGTGCTCCTGATCGACATCGGAGGCTGGACGGTGGATCTGATGCGGCTTGACAACGCCGTCCCCAATGCCGCCACCTGCCGAAGTCTGGAAATGGGGATGATACGGTGTATCGATGAAATCATGGAGCAGGTCAGGAGGAACGTGGGGCTGTCTGTTACGGATATGCAGATCGAGCGTGTCTTAAACGGGCAGCCCTGCAGCCTTGACCCGGCAGCAAAAGCAGTCATCCAGCAGTGCGGGAGGGAATATACGCAGCGGATACTCTCCTGTGTTACAGAAGCGGGGTTTGACATGAAGGCAGTCCCTTCTGTAGTCATGGGCGGCGGAGCCGGCATCGTAAAGCGCCACGTGAGGCCGCAGGACGGGCTGTGCCGGCAGATTTATCTGGAGGACGTCCATGCCAACGCCATGGCCTTTGAGCGGCTTGCCGGGCAGATGCCGGCGCGATGA
- a CDS encoding helix-turn-helix domain-containing protein has protein sequence MQKIRPDMDIGKNIQAIRYQNKMTQEQVIAKLNLMGIPMTKSTYAKLETNRMNIKVSELVALAKIFGTDINAFFSGLL, from the coding sequence ATGCAAAAGATCAGACCAGATATGGATATTGGTAAGAATATTCAAGCGATACGCTATCAGAATAAGATGACTCAGGAACAGGTCATTGCAAAATTGAACCTGATGGGCATCCCCATGACGAAAAGCACATATGCAAAATTAGAGACAAACCGGATGAACATCAAAGTATCCGAACTTGTTGCCCTTGCGAAAATATTCGGCACGGATATCAATGCGTTCTTTTCTGGATTGTTATAG
- a CDS encoding helix-turn-helix domain-containing protein, translating into MSRPRTQSGGKNLISQRLIELRREKNLSQRDLAHALQLAGYDMDKNVITRIETNKRYVTDLELKALTEIFEVSYEYLIEGKK; encoded by the coding sequence ATGTCTAGGCCCAGAACCCAGTCCGGCGGTAAGAACCTGATCAGCCAGCGCTTGATTGAACTTCGCAGGGAGAAAAATCTGTCCCAGCGTGATTTGGCGCATGCACTCCAGCTGGCAGGCTATGATATGGACAAAAATGTGATCACAAGGATCGAAACGAATAAGCGGTATGTAACCGATTTGGAATTAAAAGCCCTCACTGAAATTTTTGAGGTCAGTTATGAATATCTGATTGAAGGGAAGAAATAG